Proteins co-encoded in one Grus americana isolate bGruAme1 chromosome 12, bGruAme1.mat, whole genome shotgun sequence genomic window:
- the RAB33A gene encoding ras-related protein Rab-33A, which yields MAAGGGGRPPGPDSSLEPYVQTRIFKIIVIGDSNVGKTCLTFRFCGGTFPDKTEATIGVDFREKTVEIEGERIKVQVWDTAGQERFRKSMVEHYYRNVHAVVFVYDVTKMTSFTNLKMWIEECNGHAVPPLVPRVLVGNKCDLKDLIQVPSSMALKFADAHNMLLFETSAKDPKESQNVDAIFMCLACRLKAQRSLLCRDLEGRPGQARRLEPSHDANGKNSCPC from the exons ATGGCggcaggcggcggcgggcggccgccgGGCCCCGACTCCTCGCTGGAGCCGTACGTGCAGACCCGCATCTTCAAGATCATCGTGATCGGGGACTCCAACGTGGGCAAGACGTGCCTGACCTTCCGCTTCTGCGGGGGCACCTTCCCCGACAAGACCGAGGCCACCATCGGCGTGGACTTCCGCGAGAAGACGGTGGAGATCGAGGGGGAGCGCATCAAG GTGCAAGTGTGGGACACGGCTGGCCAAGAGAGGTTTCGGAAGAGCATGGTAGAGCATTACTACCGCAACGTGCATGCCGTCGTCTTCGTTTACGATGTCACGAAGATGACGTCCTTCACCAACCTCAAGATGTGGATCGAGGAGTGCAACGGGCACGCAGTGCCCCCCCTTGTCCCCAGGGTGCTCGTTGGGAACAAGTGTGACTTGAAAGACCTGATCCAAGTGCCATCCAGCATGGCCCTGAAGTTCGCCGACGCTCACAACATGCTTTTGTTTGAGACCTCGGCCAAGGACCCTAAGGAGAGCCAGAACGTGGACGCCATTTTCATGTGCCTGGCCTGCCGGCTGAAGGCGCAGCGGTCGCTGCTCTGCCGGGACCTGGAGGGGCGGCCGGGCCAGGCCCGCCGGCTGGAGCCATCGCACGACGCCAACGGTAAAAACTCCTGCCCGTGCTGA
- the MARS2 gene encoding methionine--tRNA ligase, mitochondrial isoform X1 — translation MRRPPFPIGRRRRASVDPSGRSLCPAVSVVAPPCCVRPAASRARPAAPPPPPPPPPPGPAAVSCFPRPSSTPMGRRTSGTSTPPCWPTRCTATAASAAPARAASPRVSVGPPGLTRVLRLIPGAHPPPPALSPRLGGCPRSPCPHARPEPPVSPREVGGGSPRAPSPRPPRHPGLSAVSGTDEHGLKIQQAAAAAGTSPPELCERVSGLFRQALTQAAVSFTDFTRTSEPRHQRAVRHFWGALRDSGALYKGSYEGWYCTPEECFLPESQLAERRDAQGRPCKVSLETGHQVHWTKEENYMFRLSAFRDPLRKWLRDNPRAISPDPFYQNVLRWLDEDLPDLSVSRERSRLQWGIPVPSDSTQTIYVWVDALVNYLSVVGYPERHGEWWPAAHHVVGKDILKFHAVYWPALLMAAGLAPPERIFVHSHWTVRGQKMSKSLGNVIDPSACIGQYTLDGFRYFLLRQGVPERDCDYYDEKVVKLVNSELADALGGLLNRSTALSINPSNTYPCFSESCFPKVLDYRETNGIGRASAEDYEFVASVASLPLQVASYFEGFQIYKALECIALCVRQTNSFFQRHRPWKLDRKDPAEQLWLDTIIHVTLECLRVFGTLLQPVIPHAADKLLSRLGVEPEERGLSSLTFLPRYSGKPCPFEGRQLGPDTGVLFHRLERPRQHQTETKKL, via the exons ATGCGCCGCCCCCCGTTCCCTATTGGCCGTCGCCGCCGAGCCTCCGTCGATCCTTCCGGTCGGTCCCTCTGCCCCGCTGTCTCTGTGGTAGCGCCGCCATGTTGCGtccgccccgccgcctcccgcgcccgccccgccgcgccgccgccaccgccaccgccaccgccaccgggcccggccgccgtCTCCTGCTTTCCACGCCCATCTTCTACGCCAATGGGCCGCCGCACATCGGGCACCTCTACTCCGCCTTGCTGGCCGACGCGCTGCACCGCCACCGCGGCCTCCGCGGCGCCGGCCCGGGCCGCCTCTCCACGGGTGAGCGTGGGCCCTCCGGGCCTGACCCGCGTCCTCCGGCTCATCCCCGGGGCTCACCCGCCTCCCccggcgctgtccccgcggcTGGGAGGCTGCCCCCgttccccgtgtccccacgctCGTCCCGagccccccgtgtccccgcgggaggtgggggggggcagcccccgcgcCCCCTCCCCACGGCCCCCGCGGCACCCCGGCCTCTCTGCCGTTTCAGGGACCGATGAGCACGGGCTGAAGATCCAGCAGGCCGCGGCCGCGGCGGGGACGTCGCCCCCGGAGCTCTGCGAGCGGGTCTCGGGCCTCTTCCGCCAGGCCTTGACCCAGGCCGCCGTCTCCTTCACGGACTTCACCCGCACCAGCGAGCCCCGCCACCAGCGAGCCGTGCGTCACTTCTGGGGCGCGCTCCGGGACAGCGGGGCACTCTACAAAGGGTCTTACGAGGGCTGGTACTGCACGCCCGAGGAGTGCTTCCTGCCCGAGAGCCAGCTCGCCGAGCGCAGGGACGCCCAGGGACGCCCGTGCAAGGTGTCTTTGGAGACTGGCCATCAG GTGCACTGGACCAAAGAGGAGAATTACATGTTCAGGCTCTCGGCATTCCGGGATCCACTGCGGAAGTGGCTCCGGGACAACCCACGTGCCATTTCCCCTGACCCTTTCTACCAGAACGTGCTCCGCTGGCTGGATGAGGACTTGCCAGACTTGTCTGTCTCCCGTGAGAGAAGCCGGCTGCAGTGGGGTATCCCGGTCCCCAGTGACTCAACGCAAACTATTTATGTGTGGGTAGATGCCTTGGTGAACTATCTGAGTGTGGTGGGCTACCCTGAGAGACACGGTGAGTGGTGGCCTGCTGCACACCACGTCGTGGGCAAGGACATCCTCAAGTTTCACGCTGTCTACTGGCCAGCACTGCTGATGGCAGCCGGGCTGGCTCCCCCCGAGCGGATATTTGTGCACTCCCACTGGACTGTCCGCGGGCAGAAGATGTCCAAAAGCCTGGGCAACGTGATCGACCCCTCTGCTTGTATCGGACAGTACACTTTAGATGGGTTTCGGTACTTCCTGCTAAGGCAGGGTGTACCTGAGCGGGATTGTGACTATTATGATGAGAAGGTTGTTAAGCTGGTGAATTCAGAACTGGCAGATGCGCTTGGGGGGCTTCTGAATCGCTCAACGGCCCTCAGCATTAACCCCAGCAACACTTACCCGTGTTTCTCAGAGTCTTGTTTTCCAAAGGTCTTGGATTACAGGGAGACAAACGGCATAGGTAGGGCTTCTGCCGAAGACTACGAGTTCGTGGCATCTGTGGCttctctgcctctgcaggtGGCTAGTTATTTCGAAGGTTTCCAGATCTACAAGGCTTTAGAATGTATTGCCCTGTGCGTGAGGCAGACCAACAGTTTCTTCCAGAGACACAGGCCCTGGAAACTCGACCGAAAAgaccctgcagagcagctctggcttGACACCATCATCCACGTTACGCTGGAATGCCTGCGTGTCTTCGGGACTCTCCTGCAGCCCGTGATCCCGCACGCTGCAGACAAGTTGCTTTCCAGGCTGGGTGTTGAGCCAGAAGAGAGAGGTCTCTCAAGTTTGACATTTCTGCCACGCTACAGTGGGAAGCCGTGTCCCTTTGAAGGGAGACAGCTTGGACCTGACACCGGCGTCTTATTTCACAGACTAGAGAGGCCAAGGCAGCATCAGACAGAAACCAAGAAGCTCTAG
- the MARS2 gene encoding methionine--tRNA ligase, mitochondrial isoform X2 — translation MSPVTSRRSRPRRPDPAVRTAHAPPPVPYWPSPPSLRRSFRSVPLPRCLCGSAAMLRPPRRLPRPPRRAAATATATATGPGRRLLLSTPIFYANGPPHIGHLYSALLADALHRHRGLRGAGPGRLSTGTDEHGLKIQQAAAAAGTSPPELCERVSGLFRQALTQAAVSFTDFTRTSEPRHQRAVRHFWGALRDSGALYKGSYEGWYCTPEECFLPESQLAERRDAQGRPCKVSLETGHQVHWTKEENYMFRLSAFRDPLRKWLRDNPRAISPDPFYQNVLRWLDEDLPDLSVSRERSRLQWGIPVPSDSTQTIYVWVDALVNYLSVVGYPERHGEWWPAAHHVVGKDILKFHAVYWPALLMAAGLAPPERIFVHSHWTVRGQKMSKSLGNVIDPSACIGQYTLDGFRYFLLRQGVPERDCDYYDEKVVKLVNSELADALGGLLNRSTALSINPSNTYPCFSESCFPKVLDYRETNGIGRASAEDYEFVASVASLPLQVASYFEGFQIYKALECIALCVRQTNSFFQRHRPWKLDRKDPAEQLWLDTIIHVTLECLRVFGTLLQPVIPHAADKLLSRLGVEPEERGLSSLTFLPRYSGKPCPFEGRQLGPDTGVLFHRLERPRQHQTETKKL, via the exons ATGTCGCCGGTCACCTCGcgccgctcccggccccgccggcccgACCCCGCGGTCCGCACGGCGCATGCGCCGCCCCCCGTTCCCTATTGGCCGTCGCCGCCGAGCCTCCGTCGATCCTTCCGGTCGGTCCCTCTGCCCCGCTGTCTCTGTGGTAGCGCCGCCATGTTGCGtccgccccgccgcctcccgcgcccgccccgccgcgccgccgccaccgccaccgccaccgccaccgggcccggccgccgtCTCCTGCTTTCCACGCCCATCTTCTACGCCAATGGGCCGCCGCACATCGGGCACCTCTACTCCGCCTTGCTGGCCGACGCGCTGCACCGCCACCGCGGCCTCCGCGGCGCCGGCCCGGGCCGCCTCTCCACGG GGACCGATGAGCACGGGCTGAAGATCCAGCAGGCCGCGGCCGCGGCGGGGACGTCGCCCCCGGAGCTCTGCGAGCGGGTCTCGGGCCTCTTCCGCCAGGCCTTGACCCAGGCCGCCGTCTCCTTCACGGACTTCACCCGCACCAGCGAGCCCCGCCACCAGCGAGCCGTGCGTCACTTCTGGGGCGCGCTCCGGGACAGCGGGGCACTCTACAAAGGGTCTTACGAGGGCTGGTACTGCACGCCCGAGGAGTGCTTCCTGCCCGAGAGCCAGCTCGCCGAGCGCAGGGACGCCCAGGGACGCCCGTGCAAGGTGTCTTTGGAGACTGGCCATCAG GTGCACTGGACCAAAGAGGAGAATTACATGTTCAGGCTCTCGGCATTCCGGGATCCACTGCGGAAGTGGCTCCGGGACAACCCACGTGCCATTTCCCCTGACCCTTTCTACCAGAACGTGCTCCGCTGGCTGGATGAGGACTTGCCAGACTTGTCTGTCTCCCGTGAGAGAAGCCGGCTGCAGTGGGGTATCCCGGTCCCCAGTGACTCAACGCAAACTATTTATGTGTGGGTAGATGCCTTGGTGAACTATCTGAGTGTGGTGGGCTACCCTGAGAGACACGGTGAGTGGTGGCCTGCTGCACACCACGTCGTGGGCAAGGACATCCTCAAGTTTCACGCTGTCTACTGGCCAGCACTGCTGATGGCAGCCGGGCTGGCTCCCCCCGAGCGGATATTTGTGCACTCCCACTGGACTGTCCGCGGGCAGAAGATGTCCAAAAGCCTGGGCAACGTGATCGACCCCTCTGCTTGTATCGGACAGTACACTTTAGATGGGTTTCGGTACTTCCTGCTAAGGCAGGGTGTACCTGAGCGGGATTGTGACTATTATGATGAGAAGGTTGTTAAGCTGGTGAATTCAGAACTGGCAGATGCGCTTGGGGGGCTTCTGAATCGCTCAACGGCCCTCAGCATTAACCCCAGCAACACTTACCCGTGTTTCTCAGAGTCTTGTTTTCCAAAGGTCTTGGATTACAGGGAGACAAACGGCATAGGTAGGGCTTCTGCCGAAGACTACGAGTTCGTGGCATCTGTGGCttctctgcctctgcaggtGGCTAGTTATTTCGAAGGTTTCCAGATCTACAAGGCTTTAGAATGTATTGCCCTGTGCGTGAGGCAGACCAACAGTTTCTTCCAGAGACACAGGCCCTGGAAACTCGACCGAAAAgaccctgcagagcagctctggcttGACACCATCATCCACGTTACGCTGGAATGCCTGCGTGTCTTCGGGACTCTCCTGCAGCCCGTGATCCCGCACGCTGCAGACAAGTTGCTTTCCAGGCTGGGTGTTGAGCCAGAAGAGAGAGGTCTCTCAAGTTTGACATTTCTGCCACGCTACAGTGGGAAGCCGTGTCCCTTTGAAGGGAGACAGCTTGGACCTGACACCGGCGTCTTATTTCACAGACTAGAGAGGCCAAGGCAGCATCAGACAGAAACCAAGAAGCTCTAG
- the AIFM1 gene encoding apoptosis-inducing factor 1, mitochondrial isoform X2 yields the protein MRPPLSKELWFSDDPNVTESLRFKQWNGKERSIYFQPPSFYVPVRDLPFAENGGVAVLCGKKVVHMDVRGNTVKLSDGTQISYDKCLIATGGSPRNLPAIERAGKDVQQRLTLFRKIEDFKRLEKISREVKSVTIIGGGFLGSELACALGRRARTRGLEVIQLFPENGNMGKVLPEYLSNWTTEKVRREGVNVMPNAVVKSVSVSGNRLIIKLKDGRKVETDHIVAAVGLEPNVELAKSAGLEVDSDFGGFRVNAELQARSNIWVAGDAACFYDIKLGRRRVEHHDHAVVSGRLAGENMTGAAKPYWHQSMFWSDLGPNVGYEAIGLVDSSLPTVGVFAKATAKDTPKSATEQSGTGIRSESETEAEASEVHISPSSSPTPQVPKQGEDYGKGVIFYLRDKVVVGIVLWNIFNRMPIARKIIKDGEEHEDLNEVAKLFNIHED from the exons ATGCGTCCACCTCTTTCCAAAGAACTATGGTTTTCAGATGATCCAAATGTGACGGAGAGTCTGCGGTTCAAACAGTGGAATGGCAAGGAGAGGAG TATATATTTCCAGCCGCCATCATTCTATGTGCCTGTTCGTGATCTGCCTTTTGCAGAAAACGGTGGAGTAGCAGTTCTCTGTGGCAAGAAG GTTGTGCATATGGATGTTAGAGGCAACACCGTGAAACTCAGCGATGGCACCCAGATATCCTATGACAAATGTCTAATTGCCACTG GTGGTTCCCCAAGGAACCTACCCGCCAttgaaagagcaggaaaagacGTACAACAAAGGCTGACGCTGTTCCGAAAG ATTGAGGACTTCAAACGTCTGGAGAAGATTTCAAGAGAAGTCAAGTCCGTCACAATTATTGGTGGTGGTTTTCTCGGCAGCGAGCTGGCCTGTGCGCTGGGCAGAAGAG cACGAACCAGAGGCCTGGAGGTGATTCAGCTGTTTCCAGAGAATGGCAATATGGGCAAAGTCTTGCCTGAATATCTGAGCAACTGGACCACGGAGAAAGTCAGACGAG AGGGTGTTAATGTCATGCCTAACGCTGTGGTCAAGTCTGTCTCTGTCAGTGGCAATCGGCTGATAATTAAACTAAAGGATGGCCGAAAG GTGGAGACTGATCATATTGTGGCTGCAGTAGGGCTGGAGCCTAATGTGGAATTAGCAAAGTCAGCGGGGCTGGAGGTGGACTCTGACTTCGGAGGGTTCAGGGTGAACGCAGAGCTGCAGGCACGCTCCAATATCTGGGTG GCAGGAGATGCTGCCTGCTTCTACGATATCAAACTAGGGAGGAGACGCGTGGAGCACCATGATCATGCCGTTGTGAGTGGAAGGCTGGCTGGAGAAAACATGACGGGAGCTGCGAAGCCCTACTGGCACCAGTCCATGTTCTG GAGCGATCTGGGTCCTAACGTAGGGTATGAAGCCATCGGCCTTGTCGACAGTAGTTTGCCAACAGTGGGAGTCTTTGCTAAAGCAACAGCGAAAGACACACCGAAAAGTGCAACGGAGCAGTCAG GGACTGGTATTCGATCAGAGagtgaaacagaagcagaagccTCAGAAGTTCACATTTCTCCAAGCTCTTCACCAACGCCTCAAGTTCCCAAGCAAGGAGAAGATTATGGCAAAGGTGTCATTTTCTACCTCAGGGATAAAGTTGTGGTAGGAATCGTGTTGTGGAACATCTTCAACAGGATGCCGATTGCTCGGAAG atCATCAAAGATGGGGAGGAGCATGAGGATCTCAACGAAGTAGCAAAGCTTTTCAACATCCACGAAGACTAA
- the AIFM1 gene encoding apoptosis-inducing factor 1, mitochondrial isoform X1: MFRCRVAAASAGGLARALRPLSPAPRGRAAAVLQCHHLRCPSRSLTSSGVPGKAGSNLLLYLIVGGTVTGTGAYVYKTLRENKERFTSRVTTITTRSQEKEASPSDTGAASQGTAAPGARPEVPSHVPFLLIGGGTAAFAAARSIRARDPGARVLIVSEDPALPYMRPPLSKELWFSDDPNVTESLRFKQWNGKERSIYFQPPSFYVPVRDLPFAENGGVAVLCGKKVVHMDVRGNTVKLSDGTQISYDKCLIATGGSPRNLPAIERAGKDVQQRLTLFRKIEDFKRLEKISREVKSVTIIGGGFLGSELACALGRRARTRGLEVIQLFPENGNMGKVLPEYLSNWTTEKVRREGVNVMPNAVVKSVSVSGNRLIIKLKDGRKVETDHIVAAVGLEPNVELAKSAGLEVDSDFGGFRVNAELQARSNIWVAGDAACFYDIKLGRRRVEHHDHAVVSGRLAGENMTGAAKPYWHQSMFWSDLGPNVGYEAIGLVDSSLPTVGVFAKATAKDTPKSATEQSGTGIRSESETEAEASEVHISPSSSPTPQVPKQGEDYGKGVIFYLRDKVVVGIVLWNIFNRMPIARKIIKDGEEHEDLNEVAKLFNIHED, translated from the exons ATGTTCCGCTGCCGCGTGGCCGCCGCCTCCGCGGGGGGCCTGGCGCGCGCTCTGCGCCCCCTCAGCCCCGCAccgcggggccgcgccgccgcgg TTTTGCAATGTCATCATCTAAGATGCCCTTCTAGATCACTGACGTCTTCAGGTGTTCCTGGCAAAGCTGGCAGCAACCTATTGTTATACTTAATTGTAGGAGGAACAGTCACTGGGACAGGAGCTTAT GTATACAAAACgctgagagaaaacaaagagcGATTCACCAGCCGTGTCACAACAATAACTACGCGATCTCAAGAAAAGGAAGCGTCTCCTTCCG ATACAGGTGCTGCTTCTCAGGGCACAGCAG CTCCGGGAGCTCGCCCTGAGGTCCCCTCTCACGTTCCTTTCCTGCTGATCGGTGGAggcactgctgcttttgctgctgccagATCCATTCGGGCTCGGGACCCTGGCGCCCGG GTGCTGATTGTGTCTGAAGATCCTGCTCTGCCCTACATGCGTCCACCTCTTTCCAAAGAACTATGGTTTTCAGATGATCCAAATGTGACGGAGAGTCTGCGGTTCAAACAGTGGAATGGCAAGGAGAGGAG TATATATTTCCAGCCGCCATCATTCTATGTGCCTGTTCGTGATCTGCCTTTTGCAGAAAACGGTGGAGTAGCAGTTCTCTGTGGCAAGAAG GTTGTGCATATGGATGTTAGAGGCAACACCGTGAAACTCAGCGATGGCACCCAGATATCCTATGACAAATGTCTAATTGCCACTG GTGGTTCCCCAAGGAACCTACCCGCCAttgaaagagcaggaaaagacGTACAACAAAGGCTGACGCTGTTCCGAAAG ATTGAGGACTTCAAACGTCTGGAGAAGATTTCAAGAGAAGTCAAGTCCGTCACAATTATTGGTGGTGGTTTTCTCGGCAGCGAGCTGGCCTGTGCGCTGGGCAGAAGAG cACGAACCAGAGGCCTGGAGGTGATTCAGCTGTTTCCAGAGAATGGCAATATGGGCAAAGTCTTGCCTGAATATCTGAGCAACTGGACCACGGAGAAAGTCAGACGAG AGGGTGTTAATGTCATGCCTAACGCTGTGGTCAAGTCTGTCTCTGTCAGTGGCAATCGGCTGATAATTAAACTAAAGGATGGCCGAAAG GTGGAGACTGATCATATTGTGGCTGCAGTAGGGCTGGAGCCTAATGTGGAATTAGCAAAGTCAGCGGGGCTGGAGGTGGACTCTGACTTCGGAGGGTTCAGGGTGAACGCAGAGCTGCAGGCACGCTCCAATATCTGGGTG GCAGGAGATGCTGCCTGCTTCTACGATATCAAACTAGGGAGGAGACGCGTGGAGCACCATGATCATGCCGTTGTGAGTGGAAGGCTGGCTGGAGAAAACATGACGGGAGCTGCGAAGCCCTACTGGCACCAGTCCATGTTCTG GAGCGATCTGGGTCCTAACGTAGGGTATGAAGCCATCGGCCTTGTCGACAGTAGTTTGCCAACAGTGGGAGTCTTTGCTAAAGCAACAGCGAAAGACACACCGAAAAGTGCAACGGAGCAGTCAG GGACTGGTATTCGATCAGAGagtgaaacagaagcagaagccTCAGAAGTTCACATTTCTCCAAGCTCTTCACCAACGCCTCAAGTTCCCAAGCAAGGAGAAGATTATGGCAAAGGTGTCATTTTCTACCTCAGGGATAAAGTTGTGGTAGGAATCGTGTTGTGGAACATCTTCAACAGGATGCCGATTGCTCGGAAG atCATCAAAGATGGGGAGGAGCATGAGGATCTCAACGAAGTAGCAAAGCTTTTCAACATCCACGAAGACTAA